One Candidatus Nitrotoga arctica genomic window, TGACCAATTGCCTCGCCTGCGGGTAGCGCTCCTTGCCCATGCTGAACCACCATCGCCGGATGGTTTGCACGGCAAATGCAGATGTGTCATGGTCAGTGCCCACACTCACCCAGGCCTCATCCGCGCCAATGTCGTAAACCCCATACGGATTGGTACGCCCGAGCTCCTTGTCGATGAAGTCGTGGACCTTGACCTTTACTGGCTCACCGCTGGGCAGCCACTCTTGCCCCGCATTTTTATAGGCACCTACCCGCTCCTTCTTTTTCGTGTCCACTGAAATCACGGGCTGATTGGCTTGCAAGGCCACAGCTACCGAGGCGTTGATATGCTCGAACTGCGCATTGCGATCAGGGCTTTGATTGCCCTCCAGTACTGTAGTGGTCAAGTAATTTCGGACACAACGATAGGTTTTTTTGCTGCCCTGTTCCGCTCAAAGACGGAGGGCGACAGATTGCCCAATACTGAGTGTATGCGATTACAGTTATAGAATCCCACGATGTATGCGGTGATATCTGTTTTAGCTTCCGTTTGATTGGCATATTCGCGCTGCCAAACGCGCTCCATTTTGAGGTTCAGAAAAAAGCGTTCTGCCACTGCATTGTCCCAACAGTTGCCCTTACGGCTCATGCTGCAGACGAAGCCATGCTTCACTAGCAAAGCCTGATACTAGCCGCAGGCATATTGACTGCCACGGTCGGAGTGGACGATCAACCGCGGCTCTGGTTGACGCTGCTGTATTGCCATGTGCAGTGCGGTGCAGACCAATTCAGCAGGCATGCTCGGCGCCATCGCCCATCCAACCACCTTGCGCGAGAATAAATCCAGCACTATCGCCAAATAGAGCCAGCCTGACCCGGTGCGGATATAGGTGATATCGCCCACCCAAGCAATATTGGGTGCGGCTGGATTGAATTGCCGATCCAGAATATTGGCAGCAATTGGCAGATTGTGTTTGCTGTCAGTTGTGTGGCTGAATTTACGCTTCCATACTGGCTTCAAGCCTGCCTGACGCATCAGGCGGCGCACCCGATAACGACCAACTTGAATACCTTGCGCTTCCAATGCGGTGACCAGACGACGGCTGCCATAGCATTGATGACTGGTCATGAAAGCAGCTCGCAGATGAGTGCTTGTTTTGCAAATCATTGGTTTGGCGAGACGGCTCCTGGCCTCATAAAAACCGGAACGACTCACTTCCAAGACGCGGCAACTCTGCTGAACAGGGATCGCCTTCTGTTGCAACAGGCAAACAAGCTGGTAGCTCATTTCAGTTCCCGGGCAAAGAAGGCTGACGCTTTTTTTAAAATATCAACATCCATACGAAGTCGACGGTTTTCTTGCTCCAGTTGGCGGACACGCTGTTGTTCAGCAGTGAGTGGATTGCCGATGCCACGCTGTCCACTTTGCTCGGCTTTATATTGCGTCACCCAACGACGGATCGCAGTCTGGCCGATTCCCATGCTTTGGCTGACATGCTGAGCACTCAGTCCCTGTTCCTGGATCATGCGCACAACTTCCAGTTTGAAACTGGTGTCGAATTTTTTTCGTTGCTTTGTCATTTAGTACTCCTCTGATGGTGGATTTTCCACCTATCGAGGTGTCCGTGTAAATTAGACCACTACAGCACTCAGACAGGGGCAGCCAGTACGCAAGCCATGAATATCAAGCGTTACTCAATCAACACGGCATTACTTGCAGTATGAGTCGCAAAGGGAATTGTTGGGATAATGCGGTGATGGAACGCTTCTTCTTGAACTTGAAGATGGAACGGGTGTGGCAGCGCAAGTATGCGAATCAGATGGAAGGGATTAAAGATGTGACCGACTATATCGTGGGCTTTTACAACTGCATAAGAAGGCATTCAGCTTTAGGTAATATCGCACCATTGGCTTATGAAAAACAGTTTGTAGCAAAACAACCGATTGCGGTGTCTGAAATTACTTGACCACTACACTGTATACATAGCAGCTCTTTCAGTAAGATCAACGACTGGGTATTCCGGAATCAGCGATCACGATGCTCCAGAATACCCATCTGCATCACAGGAAATCCGAAGGTCATTGAGACAGCAATCCGTTGCACTTAATCCCGATCAAACGCCGCCGCGAAGCCGCCTTCGCCGAGCACCCGCTGGAACACGTGCACGGACTGAAGCGATTCATAATACACCTCGAAGCGGGGACGATTGAGAAGGCACTTCAGTTTTCGCCCATGCCTTCAGCTTGGTTTGGCGGCCGCACCGGCGCGCACCTTCTCTTCGATACGTCGCCCGACGTCGGCGTCGACACTTTTCCAGTAGTCGAAGGCGCGTTCCAGCACGGGGCTGCGCACGTCGCCGAGCAAGCTGCTCGCAGTACGCCCAGCGCTCACAGCAGCCACTCGATCGGCAACACCGACAGCACACTGACACCGAGGCGCCGCCAGAAGCCGGCATGTGGCTCTTGCTTGTGGAGCAGTTGGCCTTCAGAACGCTGTTCGATCCAGCCCAGTCTGCCGTCAGTGAGCTGGACGCTGTAGGCCCGCGTCTGCACACGCCCGGCGAATATGTTGGCGGCGGTCGCCGCAAGCGTCGGGCTGTGGATGACAAATCCGAGTTCGGTGTTCAGTCGCGCGGAGCGTGGATCGAAATTGAACGAGCCGACGAACAACAGACTACGATCCACCACGAAGGTCTTGGCGTGCAAGCTGGAGGATGAGCTGCCGCCGAACAGACGGTGACGCGTCGGTGGTGCGGCAGATTCCCGTTTGAGTTCGAACAGGCAAACGCCAGCGGCAAGCAGGGGCTCACGCCAGCGCACATAGCCGGAGTGTACCGCCGGAACATCCGTCGCCTCCAGGGAATTGGTCAGGATACTGACCCGGACGCCGCGGCGAGCCATGTCGGAAAAGAAAGCTGCGCCCGACTCGGTAGGCACAAAGTAGGGAGAGACCAATTGCAGCTCAGTGGCCGCCGGGGGCACGACGCGACGCAAGCGCGCCCACAAGTAATCTGACGATGCGGCGCGGCCCAGCGCCTTGGCGGGGTCGTCGCTCACGAACTCGGTGCGCGCCCATTCGAATGGCAGGCGCCGCGCCTGCAGGTCGCGCACGAAGGCGGATTGAGCGATGGCCTGGCGGTAGGCACGGACGGCATCGGAACTGCCTTCAGGCGGCACCGATGGCGCTGAATCGGCATCCCTACTT contains:
- a CDS encoding phospholipase D family protein, yielding MAVPESDETSLGVAVQPLRHAHPGLSGIVALPDGHDAFAARATLADAAQRSLDVQYYIWRNDLSGSLLFDALRRAAERGVRVRLLLDDHNTRDLDDVLRSLDAHPNIEVRLFNPFRHRKWRVLDYVTDFSRVNRRMHNKSFTADNQVTVIGGRNVGDEYFDATAGVLFVDLDVLAIGSVVTQVSSDFDKYWASDSAYPLDRLLPPRSRDADSAPSVPPEGSSDAVRAYRQAIAQSAFVRDLQARRLPFEWARTEFVSDDPAKALGRAASSDYLWARLRRVVPPAATELQLVSPYFVPTESGAAFFSDMARRGVRVSILTNSLEATDVPAVHSGYVRWREPLLAAGVCLFELKRESAAPPTRHRLFGGSSSSSLHAKTFVVDRSLLFVGSFNFDPRSARLNTELGFVIHSPTLAATAANIFAGRVQTRAYSVQLTDGRLGWIEQRSEGQLLHKQEPHAGFWRRLGVSVLSVLPIEWLL